In Oncorhynchus gorbuscha isolate QuinsamMale2020 ecotype Even-year linkage group LG08, OgorEven_v1.0, whole genome shotgun sequence, one genomic interval encodes:
- the LOC124041002 gene encoding transcription factor HES-1-B-like produces the protein MPADILEKTSPSSVAATPSSVNGNPDKPRTASEHRKSSKPIMEKRRRARINESLGQLKTLILDALKKDNSRHSKLEKADILDMTVKHLRNMQRLQMTGAISTDSSVLGKYRAGFSECMSEVTRFLSTREGVNMEVMAQLLSHLAGCVSQINTVNYSTHRQSLTYPAHPAHPTLGQAIVQIPNASPQLNVIMPCKSGSPIDFTSEVAKFYSGLQIVSATDGQFAFLIPSAAFAQMSVPNALRGNPTVAVAVSPVAPPITADSVWRPW, from the exons ATGCCGGCTGATATTTTGGAGAAAACCTCCCCATCTTCTGTTGCAGCCACCCCGTCGAGCGTAAATGGAAATCCGGATAAACCAAGGACTGCCTCAGAGCACAGAAAG TCTTCTAAACCAATTATGGAGAAGAGAAGACGCGCGCGAATCAACGAAAGCCTTGGACAGCTCAAGACCCTCATACTGGACGCTCTAAAGAAAGAT AACTCCAGGCATTCGAAGCTGGAGAAGGCAGACATCCTTGACATGACTGTGAAGCACCTAAGGAATATGCAGCGTCTTCAAATGACTG GTGCTATAAGCACGGATTCATCAGTCCTTGGCAAGTACAGAGCGGGATTCAGCGAGTGCATGAGTGAAGTCACCCGTTTTCTGTCCACACGTGAAGGGGTGAACATGGAGGTCATGGCCCAACTTCTCAGCCACTTAGCCGGTTGTGTGTCACAGATCAACACCGTAAACTACTCAACTCATCGCCAGAGCCTCACCTACCCTGCGCATCCAGCGCATCCAACGCTTGGCCAAGCCATTGTGCAAATCCCAAATGCCTCGCCTCAGTTGAATGTAATCATGCCTTGCAAAAGTGGCTCGCCAATCGACTTCACGTCCGAAGTGGCTAAATTCTACAGCGGACTTCAGATTGTTTCAGCGACAGATGGACAATTCGCCTTTCTGATTCCAAGCGCGGCCTTTGCGCAAATGAGCGTGCCAAACGCCCTACGTGGCAATCCAACAGTTGCGGTGGCGGTGTCACCTGTTGCACCTCCCATCACTGCAGACTCCGTGTGGAGACCATGGTAG
- the zgc:153913 gene encoding carboxypeptidase N subunit 2, with the protein MWKDFGSMLWLMLHLSYQGNTSDINCPPRCQCFTPTKVMCSEESMRSMPMNISTQVKELVIMTTGMTHLGSITMQYSRHLTKLVFFNNLLQDVSTMAFDRLTGLEELEISGNSWLDCLNPGTFSKQRNLTKLLLNFNRFKSLNDGLFSSLQKLRTLQLKGNIISHLPRQLFQNLSIHSLDLSLNMLTGVDNELLSGLSQLESLKLGYNMINVLLPDTFHNISHVKELCLQGNQISYLPQGVFSHLQKLEELNLRSNLITNVSSGTFPVGLKELDLKGNRLVQLSPDSFGHLTSLTHLFLSMNQLTNLPEDVFRNLTGLQNLDLSENQLTSLPGTIFQDLTKIEIVHLQNNNLSSLEAMLFEDQAFLEQLYLSENNLQTLPQGFFDAFLHENVMRLRRNPWSCDCHMLYLYDYVSEHGHLVEDLSNVYCKGPEPLRGQGLVSLERDQLVCPGNFSSIAKDTTFQGLEEKPNPSKCTVQFINDNMTIKCKVTKCSPLRLMVHFKEGDGTTSEYIMKKDWAESSQCGNGTITLTV; encoded by the coding sequence ATGTGGAAAGACTTTGGTTCCATGTTATGGCTGATGCTCCACCTCTCTTACCAAGGGAACACTTCCGACATAAATTGTCCTCCCAGATGCCAGTGTTTCACGCCGACTAAGGTGATGTGTTCTGAGGAGAGCATGAGAAGCATGCCCATGAACATCTCCACACAGGTGAAGGAGTTGGTCATTATGACAACGGGAATGACGCACCTGGGCTCGATCACGATGCAGTACAGCCGCCATCTCACCAAGCTGGTCTTCTTCAACAATTTGCTGCAGGATGTCTCCACCATGGCCTTTGATCGCTTGACCGGGCTCGAGGAGCTGGAGATCAGCGGCAACTCTTGGCTGGATTGTTTGAACCCAGGTACTTTCAGCAAACAGAGAAACCTCACCAAACTTTTGCTCAACTTCAACAGGTTCAAGTCACTGAATGACGGCCTCTTCAGTTCGCTTCAGAAGCTGAGGACTCTTCAGCTGAAGGGCAATATCATCTCCCACCTGCCCAGGCAGCTCTTCCAGAACCTGAGTATTCACTCTCTTGACCTGTCCCTGAACATGCTCACAGGGGTGGACAATGAGCTCCTCAGCGGCTTGTCCCAGCTAGAGTCCCTCAAACTGGGCTACAATATGATCAATGTCCTCTTGCCCGACACTTTCCACAACATCTCCCATGTGAAAGAGCTTTGCCTGCAGGGAAACCAGATATCTTACCTCCCTCAGGGTGTCTTTTCACATTTACAGAAACTAGAGGAGCTGAACCTTCGCAGCAACTTGATCACAAATGTGAGCTCTGGAACCTTTCCCGTTGGCTTGAAAGAGCTGGATCTCAAAGGCAACAGGCTGGTTCAGCTTTCGCCTGACTCATTCGGCCATCTAACCAGTCTCACACACCTGTTTCTGTCAATGAACCAGCTCACTAACCTTCCAGAGGATGTCTTTCGGAACCTGACGGgcctgcaaaacctggacctctCGGAGAACCAGCTCACATCGCTGCCAGGAACTATCTTCCAAGATCTCACAAAGATTGAAATCGTCCACCTGCAGAATAAcaacctgagctctctggaggcCATGCTGTTTGAGGACCAGGCCTTCTTGGAGCAGCTGTACCTCTCAGAGAACAACCTTCAGACCCTTCCTCAGGGCTTCTTTGACGCGTTCTTACACGAGAACGTGATGAGACTGCGCAGGAACCCCTGGAGCTGCGACTGCCACATGCTATATCTGTATGACTATGTGTCGGAGCACGGTCACTTGGTGGAGGACCTGAGTAATGTGTATTGTAAAGGCCCTGAGCCTTTGAGAGGACAGGGTTTGGTCTCCTTAGAGAGGGACCAGCTGGTGTGTCCAGGTAATTTCTCTTCTATAGCCAAAGACACCACCTTCCAAGGCTTGGAAGAGAAACCAAACCCTAGCAAGTGTACTGTCCAGTTCATCAACGACAACATGACTATCAAGTGCAAAGTGACTAAATGTTCCCCATTGAGACTTATGGTGCATTTCAAAGAAGGGGACGGCACCACGTCTGAGTACATTATGAAAAAGGACTGGGCAGAATCTTCACAGTGTGGCAATGGGACTATAACTCTCACTGTGTGA
- the cldn1 gene encoding claudin-1 has product MANAGIQLLGFVLSFLGFIGLIASTIMAEWKLSSYAGDNIITAQAMYEGLWKSCVSQSTGQIQCKVYDSLLQLTGMVQGTRGLMVGAILLAGIAILVAMVGMKCTTCLAEDQEKKDKVALTGGIVIIIAGLCALVGTSWYGNRIAKEFYDPFTPTNSRYEFGKALFVGWGSACFTIIGGAFLCCNCSSEGSGKSSRYPPNRSAAPPGRDYV; this is encoded by the exons ATGGCAAACGCGGGGATACAGCTCCTTGGATTCGTCTTGTCTTTTCTTGGCTTCATCGGGTTGATAGCATCCACGATCATGGCCGAGTGGAAACTGTCATCCTATGCTGGGGACAACATCATAACGGCGCAAGCCATGTACGAGGGGCTTTGGAAGTCTTGTGTGTCACAGAGCACTGGTCAAATCCAGTGTAAAGTGTACGATTCACTGCTCCAACTAACGG GGATGGTGCAGGGCACACGAGGTCTCATGGTGGGGGCCATCCTGTTGGCTGGCATTGCGATCCTGGTGGCCATGGTGGGCATGAAGTGTACCACCTGTCTGGCTGAGGACCAGGAGAAGAAGGACAAAGTTGCCCTGACTGGAGGAATCGTCATCATTATCGCAG GTCTGTGTGCTCTGGTGGGGACTTCCTGGTACGGGAACAGAATAGCAAAGGAATTCTACGACCCCTTCACTCCTACAAATTCCAG GTATGAGTTTGGCAAGGCCCTGTTCGTAGGTTGGGGCTCTGCTTGCTTCACCATCATAGGTGGAGCCTTCCTCTGTTGCAACTGCTCCAGTGAAGGCTCAGGAAAGTCCTCCCGCTACCCCCCGAACCGCTCTGCTGCCCCACCAGGCAGAGACTACGTCTAG